The Pseudochaenichthys georgianus chromosome 20, fPseGeo1.2, whole genome shotgun sequence genomic interval ttacataatgttaaatatgtgacatgcattaaaaaagttacataatttaaaaaaatacacatcctgtaacagttctaaggatttagcagccaggtatatagtacacagttattaacggcatctatatatattgcacatattacacatAGTTTGTTGGTATTTAGCAGCAAGGGgtgatatagtctgtgttgtggtggggggggggggtcaactAGGGGCTGTGCTGGTTGTATAGTCTGATCGCTGCAGGAAGGAAAGACCTGCGGTATCTCTCCGTGAGACAGCGGGGGTGCAGCAGCGTATCGCTGAAGGATAGGATTCAAACCTCTATTCAGCTCGATAATGGAATATTGAAGATGAAGGGACAGAAATCCATCATTCCTTTGTAACGATAGAACCTTTGAAAACTCtaattttctgtattttttttacccTTTAGGGAATAACGCTAGAGGACTTCAATAAATTATCTTTTGACATGATTTTGATGAGCCCTCCTTGCCAGCCTTTCACCAGGTAGGTCTTATGCTTTGGGATTTCAGTCAGATAAATCTTTTTTGTTAAGATAACATGTTTTGTACCTAAACGTTATCATAGTAGCCTTCTTCTAAATCACTGTATTAAATGTCTTTAACCGATTTCAAAAGGTTTCCCTCTGAAAAAGTGATCCTTCTCTCTGTGCAGGATAGGACTTCAGGGTGACATTAATGACCCCAGAACCAAGAGCTTCCTCTACATCCTAGATCTTCTGCCAAGGTCTCTTTTTATTCATACAAAAGAACATATTTTCATATCGAAATCACAAAGTCTTGCCAAGTCCAAGAACACAGTTATTATTTGTAACTAGTTATAGCTTTGTGAACGTTTAACTGACACGTTTTCTCAACAATAATGTCCCTTACATATGACTGTTTCTCAGGCTGTGCAGGCTGCCCCGCTACATCCTGCTGGAGAATGTGAAAGGCTTTGAGACCTCCGCTGCCAGGTAGGAATGGAGGCAGCAAGTGTGCATTAAAAAGACCTGAAACGTCACTATGTGAGCATGCAGCCACATTCTGTTGTATACTtaaattattgtatttattatgtGATTTGGATTCATTCCAATGTCAATCTCATGTGATGATATTTACCTTTAGACTTCATCTGTCATGTTATACTTCCAATCTCCAGGGATCGTTTGGTGAAAACACTCACTGAATGTGGATACACTTTCCAGGAGGTCATGGTCTCACCCACAAGTGTAAGAAAAACACAGTAGGAAAAGGTCATTGAATACATCTTCACTTTaagttgtatttattatatttattttctattttttaaatccaggTTGGGATCCCAAATTCAAGACTGCGTTATTTCCTGATTGCTAAGATTTCAACAGAAAACCTCAGCATCCAGAGTTCAAGGGTGAGACTAGCTGTTTCAAATAAAATACTAGTTAGCTTCCAATGTTTGGAGCTCGCATCCCTCTTCTGGTACAAAGCATAGTTGAAATATAACACATCTATAATTGttggatattttattatgttagaACCCCAGAATAGTGTTTGTATCCTCATGCGTCTTTTGATAAAGCTTGTAATCCTAGATTTTAGATGCCTTCCCACATCCCGCTGAGCAGCCCAAAGTCCTGAGTCCCAGCGCAGACACCTGCCAGCCTGAGGAGGAAGTGCAGGAAGGTCATGTCCTGTACAAGCTAGAGACGAAGACAGATGCCCAGAGGAAGATGAGCCAGAACAACGATCTGTCTCTCAGGCTAATCCAAGACTTCCTGGAACCACAGATAGACATGGAGCCGTATCTCCTTCCTCCTAAAACCCTGCTGAGATATGCTCTGCTCTTAGACATAGTTCGGCCCACATGTAGGAGGTCTGTCTGCTTTACCAAAGGGTGGGTACTCTTCAAAATTACTCTATTAGTGCAATTTTGGCAATATGGGATAACATGgcagaaaaaaacattaatTTAAGTAGTTTATTTAATTGACGTGTTAATGTGTTGTATCTCTAGATATGGGCGGTATGTGGAAGGAACTGGCTCAGTTATGCAGGGCTGCGTGGAAACAGAGGTAGGTTTTAATTTCAGTACGgggacatttatgttattgttcAAAGTTTGTTTTGCCACATTTTTTCTTGTAAGTGTGTTGAGGGCTTTTGTTTTGTGTGCTCTGCAGATGGAGAGTGTGTTTACAGGTCTGGACCAGTGCGCTGAAGATGAGAAACTCCAGCGGCTGTTGAAACTGAAACTTCGTTATTTTACTCCTAGAGAAGTTGCCAACCTCATGGGCTTCCCTCAAACCTTCAGTAAGTTAAAAAAATCTGACAGATTTATATTGATTCCTCTTTTTAACTTGTTCATAATGTGAAATTGTGTTTCTATGTGTATTTAATGGATTACTGCACATACCCAATTGTGTACATGTTGTCTAAATCTTTTTTTACTGAATGTTTCAGCCTTTCCGAAGAAGACCACTACCAAGCAGCGGTACAGAGTTCTAGGAAACAGCCTGAATGTCGTGGTGGTGGCCAGACTCCTGCAGGTGCTGCTCTCCTAGCGCTAGGCACACTCTGAAGGAGAAGACCATCCTGTCTTTGCAATTCTTCAAAATGTGTAGTCCAATTTTATTGGGAATGTTAAGTTTGATCAATTGGGCCAACTTGAAAGTGAACAGTTTCATGATTCTTACATTTCACTTCAGACAGTACATTTATCTTTTGGCTGGATATTCATATGTTTGTTTATatgctttttttaaattaaattaaaagaaaaaactaaATCTAACCtgtgaagtactttgtatttgTGTCTCTTTTATGTTTTTACCTCATAGTTTTAGGGTAGGAAGGTTTTTACTGTCACATCAAGGATTCAGTTGTTTCATATTGAGGATCATTTTTAAACTACATGATATACTTTATATGGGTTACATTTACATGTAGCATCAGCAACATGCTTTAACAATTAGGCTAATGTTAATTAATGTATATTTTGCCTGCAGTCACTTAGCACATAGATGTTTTTAATGATGCAGATGTGCTTTAGTTAAAAAGTTAACTAACTCATAGTTATTTTTCGATGTTAAATAATAGATGGACAGATAATGTTACGTCAATATGAGTGAGATTATACACATAAGTTATTAGTTTCAACGAACTAAGACATATACGTCTTTTGACCGTTTGACCTCACCATGTAAATGTTAGGCTAACATGAATGCTAACTTTTTAGCATGACGCTAATTTAAAGACAAATGTAGATCTATCAAATGTAAACATCGAACGAACGTGGAAGCAACGATGTTTCGCACCAGAAGGAAGTACCTGTGTCCTTCAAATGGTAAGTTAACTTTCTGTATTTCCTGTATAACCATATATATCTTATAAAGTATAAAAACAGGGGGGAAACGATATTttgaaaatcaataaaatatacaaaattAAGGAGTTACCAAGTTTGTGTTCAGTAGCTAGCTAAATAGTTAAAGTTAGCTATTAGCAAAGAGGACACATTAGTTATAGCACAGGCAACTAAAGCTGAAGCTATCCATGAACGTTCCTGTACTTCATACTCTATCTATTCACCAGTTAGGCAAATATAGATAAttcgtattttttttaaattgtgtgtTTTCTTCGCCCACTATGGTTTGCTGAAATAgtgttgaaaaataaaaaaggtattGGAGAATGCGGGCATCGATCCCGCTACTTCTCGCATGCTAAGCGAGCGCTCTACCATTTGAGCTAATTCCCCGTCCGGATGTATCGGTGTCAATGTGTGTATTTAAAACCACCACAGGACACATTTACAACTGAAGTTAACGTTTTAAAAAGGGTATCAAAATGATTTCGGACAGATCAGATGCAGCTTTTTAATACTTTAGCGAAATTGTACGAGTTTGTTTTTCTTCATGGCTCTACGTTAAATGTGCATTAGATGTTCAAATCGATATGTTTCTGGTGTTGTAGCAGCTCCCTTCGATAGCTCAGTTGGTAGAGCGGAGGACTGTAGTGGTTACATGGAAATCCTTAGGTCGCTGGTTCAAATCCGGCTCGAAGGAGTGGTATCTTTTCCCTTTTGTACATTTAGATTTACCGCATTATTTTAGCATAACAAGGACAGACTTGTAACTTGATTCTTTACATTGAAAAGTAAACTATCAAAATAAATGTCACAAAAACTGGCTTATCATAGTTGATCTGCATTGTAATGATTGTTCTTAACGGTCATTTTAATCTGTAAAAAATGCTATTAACAATGTAGCAAAGAACAAAACAATTCTCTTGCAAATTTCCCCTCtgtgtgggactaataaaggtattctgattgtgTTGTTTAACTTATTCCTTAATATAAATTAACATGTGCACACCACAAATGTTCCATTAATGCGATAGGAGTAAATGTAGTTTGTTTAATCCCTTAGTCGTTAACATTGCACTTGTTTTAAATGCTCAATTTAAATATAACAGGGCTTGTT includes:
- the trdmt1 gene encoding tRNA (cytosine(38)-C(5))-methyltransferase, yielding MESLRVLELYSGIGGMHYALKESGIHAEVVAAIDINTTANEIYTHNYPDTPLWNKTIEGITLEDFNKLSFDMILMSPPCQPFTRIGLQGDINDPRTKSFLYILDLLPRLCRLPRYILLENVKGFETSAARDRLVKTLTECGYTFQEVMVSPTSVGIPNSRLRYFLIAKISTENLSIQSSRILDAFPHPAEQPKVLSPSADTCQPEEEVQEGHVLYKLETKTDAQRKMSQNNDLSLRLIQDFLEPQIDMEPYLLPPKTLLRYALLLDIVRPTCRRSVCFTKGYGRYVEGTGSVMQGCVETEMESVFTGLDQCAEDEKLQRLLKLKLRYFTPREVANLMGFPQTFTFPKKTTTKQRYRVLGNSLNVVVVARLLQVLLS